A stretch of the uncultured Desulfobacter sp. genome encodes the following:
- the alr gene encoding alanine racemase: MNPSNAQSFLEPQSRVHVDLSAFGQNVRTLKGLIPTDTRFCAVVKANAYGHGGIQCAKTALENGSHFLAVARISEAVAMREAGITAPILLLGESLPEQISFLTAHGIRASVADIQAAKALSAEAQALNTTLKIHIKLDTGMGRLGFLHPEAITPKSGNSAGIVQARGIADLKGIEVEGVYTHFAKADVINKTHAKGQLAWFNEMVAMLADMGIRPQIRHAANSAAVLELPEAHFDMVRPGVAMYGMAPSDEVGITQHDLVPIMSITAKVIYVKAVPENFTVSYGCTHVTTAPTVIATVPIGYADGYSRLLSNQGQMLVKGKKAPIVGRVTMDFTMIDVGHIPGVKPGDDVTILGAQGSERITADDIAGLTGTINYEVTTGLTGRMPVSHI; this comes from the coding sequence ATGAATCCTTCCAATGCACAATCGTTCCTTGAGCCCCAAAGCCGGGTTCATGTGGATCTGTCCGCCTTTGGACAGAATGTACGAACCTTGAAAGGGCTGATTCCAACCGACACCCGATTCTGCGCCGTGGTCAAAGCCAATGCTTACGGGCATGGCGGAATCCAATGTGCAAAAACCGCCCTGGAAAACGGAAGCCATTTTCTTGCCGTAGCCCGAATCTCGGAAGCCGTTGCCATGAGAGAAGCCGGTATCACTGCGCCCATTCTTCTTTTAGGCGAATCCCTGCCAGAACAGATATCTTTCCTTACGGCCCACGGTATCCGGGCAAGTGTGGCGGATATCCAGGCTGCAAAAGCCTTGTCTGCCGAGGCCCAAGCCTTAAATACCACCTTAAAAATTCATATCAAGCTGGATACGGGCATGGGCCGTTTGGGATTTCTTCATCCCGAGGCGATTACTCCAAAATCCGGAAATTCGGCAGGCATAGTTCAGGCTAGAGGCATTGCAGATCTAAAAGGTATTGAAGTAGAAGGCGTCTACACCCATTTTGCCAAGGCAGACGTCATTAATAAAACCCATGCAAAGGGCCAGCTGGCCTGGTTCAATGAAATGGTTGCCATGCTTGCGGATATGGGAATCCGCCCACAAATCCGCCATGCCGCCAATTCTGCGGCGGTTCTTGAATTGCCGGAAGCACATTTTGACATGGTGCGTCCGGGCGTTGCCATGTACGGGATGGCTCCCTCTGATGAGGTGGGTATTACACAGCATGATCTTGTTCCCATCATGTCCATCACGGCAAAAGTCATTTATGTCAAAGCCGTGCCTGAAAATTTCACGGTCTCTTATGGTTGCACCCATGTCACCACAGCGCCCACGGTGATTGCCACGGTACCCATCGGGTATGCAGACGGCTACAGCCGGCTTTTGTCCAACCAGGGGCAAATGCTGGTCAAAGGCAAAAAAGCACCGATCGTAGGCCGGGTCACCATGGATTTCACCATGATTGATGTCGGGCACATTCCAGGGGTCAAACCCGGAGACGATGTTACCATTCTGGGCGCCCAGGGAAGTGAACGGATTACGGCGGACGACATTGCCGGTCTCACCGGGACCATCAATTATGAGGTCACCACGGGCCTGACCGGGCGGATGCCTGTGTCACATATATAA
- the glk gene encoding glucokinase, which yields MMLAGDIGGTKTMLAVYADRTSVPADPVHEAHFKSSDYQSFETIVQEFLDQTGFNPQTACFGVAGPVKNRYCKITNLPWTIDADKIEYACGIPKVSLINDLKAIGVLVPHLDKDSLFTLNPGEPDPKGNRAVLAPGTGLGVAFLVWTGIGYHAFASEGGHMTFSPRDDKEIKFLEFLTRRYGHASFERVCSGSQLPNIYDYFLENKIFTEPAWLREKLNAAADKTPVIVEAALEHKADICEATLDLFVRALGTITGNIAVTLLPRGGIYLGGGIPPRILKRLTQSDFFSRITDKGRFSSLCADMPVHVILDPQAALHGAAWYGVEKEFLS from the coding sequence ATGATGCTTGCAGGAGATATCGGCGGCACAAAAACGATGCTGGCGGTTTATGCCGACAGGACAAGCGTGCCGGCAGATCCGGTGCACGAAGCCCACTTTAAAAGTTCCGATTATCAATCTTTTGAAACCATTGTTCAAGAATTTTTGGATCAGACCGGTTTCAACCCCCAAACGGCCTGTTTCGGGGTGGCAGGTCCGGTAAAAAACCGCTATTGCAAAATCACTAATCTGCCCTGGACAATCGATGCTGATAAAATAGAGTATGCCTGCGGCATCCCCAAGGTTTCTTTGATTAATGATTTGAAGGCCATCGGCGTTTTAGTGCCCCATCTGGACAAAGACAGCCTTTTTACACTGAACCCGGGAGAGCCTGATCCCAAAGGAAACAGGGCTGTTCTTGCACCGGGTACGGGCTTGGGCGTTGCTTTTCTTGTCTGGACAGGCATCGGGTATCATGCCTTTGCCAGTGAAGGGGGGCATATGACCTTTTCTCCCCGGGACGACAAGGAGATTAAATTTTTGGAATTTTTGACTCGGCGGTATGGCCATGCCAGTTTCGAACGGGTATGTTCCGGCAGCCAGTTGCCTAATATTTATGACTATTTTCTGGAAAATAAAATTTTTACGGAGCCTGCCTGGCTAAGGGAAAAGCTGAATGCGGCAGCGGACAAAACTCCGGTGATTGTGGAAGCCGCCCTTGAACACAAAGCTGATATCTGTGAAGCCACACTGGATTTATTTGTCCGCGCCCTTGGCACGATCACAGGCAATATAGCCGTGACACTTCTGCCCAGAGGCGGCATCTATCTTGGCGGCGGCATACCGCCCCGCATCCTCAAAAGGCTGACCCAGTCCGATTTTTTTAGTCGCATCACTGACAAGGGACGCTTTTCTTCATTGTGCGCTGATATGCCCGTTCATGTGATTCTTGACCCCCAGGCTGCGTTGCACGGTGCGGCATGGTATGGGGTTGAGAAAGAATTCCTTTCCTAA
- a CDS encoding class I SAM-dependent methyltransferase, producing MNDCTKAHYTCPELGAKIRQGLVKAGKNPEQISLRDLAPVDQLHTGAAPATIELMKQAGLEKGMTLLDAGCGIGGTSRLLAQNFGLVVHGIDLSKDFIDTAHMLNRWCGFEEDGTINLKQGSLLALPYPDNFFDAVLCQHVLLNIEDKAKAFAEFSRVLAPRGKLILHEIVDGPGPDPFYPVPWAGNASTSMLCSKKNLGEYAQKSGFELIFSEDNTTNAVHWWEKVNAVKRTKGTGPLNPGLVFGENAECFGANMEHNFKEKAVLCVEEIWIKPNQN from the coding sequence ATGAATGACTGTACCAAAGCCCATTACACCTGCCCGGAACTTGGGGCAAAAATTCGTCAGGGACTTGTAAAGGCAGGCAAAAATCCGGAACAGATCAGCCTGCGGGATCTTGCGCCGGTTGACCAGCTTCATACGGGTGCAGCCCCTGCCACTATCGAATTGATGAAACAAGCCGGATTGGAAAAAGGCATGACCCTTTTAGATGCAGGCTGTGGTATTGGCGGCACATCCCGGCTTCTGGCACAAAATTTCGGCCTTGTTGTTCATGGCATTGACCTGTCCAAAGATTTCATTGACACTGCGCATATGCTAAACCGGTGGTGCGGTTTTGAAGAGGACGGCACTATAAACCTTAAACAAGGCTCCCTGCTGGCGTTACCGTATCCAGACAACTTTTTTGACGCTGTGCTCTGCCAGCACGTACTACTCAACATCGAAGATAAAGCCAAAGCATTTGCCGAATTTTCAAGGGTGCTGGCCCCCCGGGGTAAGCTGATCCTACACGAAATTGTGGATGGCCCCGGGCCTGATCCCTTCTACCCTGTTCCCTGGGCCGGTAATGCGTCAACCTCCATGCTCTGTTCCAAAAAAAATCTTGGGGAATACGCACAAAAGTCAGGATTTGAACTTATTTTTAGTGAAGATAACACCACAAATGCAGTACATTGGTGGGAAAAGGTCAATGCCGTTAAAAGGACAAAAGGTACAGGCCCGTTGAACCCAGGCCTGGTTTTTGGGGAAAATGCAGAGTGCTTTGGCGCAAACATGGAACATAATTTCAAAGAGAAAGCTGTGCTGTGCGTGGAAGAGATCTGGATAAAACCTAATCAAAATTAA
- a CDS encoding sulfite exporter TauE/SafE family protein yields MIYIALYVVVGGVAGVLAGLLGIGGGLIIVPMLTSVFTHQLVAHEVIVHMALGTSLASILFTSVSSMRSHHKRGAVVWPVVFRITPGILVGTFTGTWIASMLSTNFLKCFFGIFLYYVATQMLMGIKPKPTRDIPGTAGIFAAGSIIGVFSSLVGIGGGTLSVPFLTWCNTKIHKAIGTSAGIGFPIAAAGFLGYVINGLGAPNLPPYSLGFVNLGALAGIVAASVLTAPIGVKLAHSLPVDRLKRVFAILLYVVGTRMLISVFW; encoded by the coding sequence ATGATTTATATCGCGTTGTATGTGGTTGTGGGTGGTGTGGCTGGTGTTCTGGCCGGGCTTTTAGGCATTGGTGGCGGCCTTATAATTGTTCCTATGCTGACTTCGGTGTTTACGCACCAGCTTGTGGCCCATGAAGTCATTGTTCACATGGCTTTGGGCACATCTTTGGCCAGTATTTTATTTACGTCGGTCTCCAGTATGCGTTCCCATCATAAACGCGGCGCCGTGGTCTGGCCCGTGGTATTCAGGATTACGCCGGGTATCCTGGTGGGGACATTTACAGGAACCTGGATCGCTTCCATGCTCTCCACCAATTTTCTTAAATGTTTTTTCGGCATCTTTTTATACTATGTTGCCACCCAGATGCTCATGGGGATAAAACCCAAACCCACCCGGGACATCCCTGGAACAGCAGGTATCTTTGCGGCCGGCAGCATCATTGGCGTATTTTCAAGTCTTGTGGGCATTGGCGGCGGCACTCTGTCCGTGCCGTTTCTGACCTGGTGTAATACCAAGATCCATAAAGCCATCGGCACTTCCGCGGGTATTGGGTTTCCCATTGCTGCAGCCGGGTTTTTAGGATATGTGATTAACGGGCTCGGAGCCCCTAACCTGCCGCCTTACTCCTTGGGCTTTGTCAATCTTGGAGCTTTAGCAGGCATTGTTGCCGCCTCTGTACTTACGGCACCCATTGGTGTCAAACTTGCCCACAGCCTGCCCGTTGACAGGCTCAAACGCGTTTTTGCCATTCTGCTTTACGTGGTGGGGACCAGAATGCTGATTTCTGTCTTCTGGTGA
- a CDS encoding histidine phosphatase family protein: MEKFSNNGPLLFILRHGQIEGYGTRRFIGQTDVPLDHTGRVQAGSWQPALASIGFKQIYTSALTRCRETAALACPDSTPIIDRRLNEIDLGEWDGQEFEHIKTNYPDLFEQRGRDIYGFRPPAGESFQDLFLRVSNFFSELPLSSNTLLVTHAGVIRAMRCFWAGEKMASLLNFKTRYGQLFVLAANQTKKPVE, translated from the coding sequence TTGGAGAAATTCTCGAATAACGGCCCCTTACTTTTCATTCTGCGCCACGGCCAAATCGAGGGCTACGGCACTCGACGGTTCATCGGTCAAACCGACGTCCCCCTGGACCACACAGGTCGGGTGCAGGCCGGAAGCTGGCAGCCGGCCTTGGCCTCCATCGGCTTCAAACAGATTTACACCTCGGCCTTAACCCGGTGTCGGGAAACGGCAGCGCTTGCCTGCCCAGACAGCACACCCATTATCGACCGCCGCCTCAACGAAATCGATCTGGGAGAGTGGGACGGCCAGGAATTTGAGCACATCAAAACCAACTATCCCGATCTTTTTGAGCAGCGGGGACGAGATATTTACGGGTTCCGCCCGCCGGCCGGAGAAAGCTTTCAAGACCTTTTCCTGCGGGTGTCCAATTTTTTTAGTGAACTGCCCTTGTCGTCAAACACCCTGTTGGTCACCCATGCCGGCGTAATTCGTGCCATGCGCTGCTTTTGGGCCGGTGAAAAAATGGCGTCTCTTCTCAATTTTAAAACCCGTTACGGCCAGCTGTTTGTGCTTGCCGCAAACCAGACAAAAAAACCGGTAGAATAA
- a CDS encoding aminotransferase class IV yields the protein MDTYYIDGKFVSEDEATLSVKDITVLRGFGVFDFLITYNKRPFRLEKHVERLENSARHIGLELNHSNKEICDIVMETIEKNPHHNEENIRIVYTGGISSDGVTPQGNGILMVMATPKHKLPDWWYTKGTKIITVDMERFIPEAKSSNYLSAVFAQQKARSQGAVEAIYKNKNNRLLEGTTTNLFAFKDNTLITPPIDILPGVTRGAVMELLEKKYDIVLDFIPEADIAQMDEVFITASNKEIVPVIQVDDTVIADGKPGEKTRALMSEWKAYTTAYGRGEAD from the coding sequence ATGGACACCTATTATATTGACGGCAAATTCGTATCCGAAGACGAGGCCACGTTATCTGTAAAAGACATTACCGTATTAAGAGGATTTGGCGTATTTGACTTCCTGATCACCTATAACAAACGACCCTTTCGTCTCGAAAAACATGTGGAGCGCCTGGAAAATTCCGCCCGCCATATTGGACTTGAGCTGAATCATTCCAACAAAGAGATCTGTGATATTGTCATGGAAACCATAGAAAAAAACCCGCACCACAATGAAGAGAATATCCGTATCGTCTACACGGGCGGTATCAGTTCTGACGGCGTCACCCCCCAGGGAAACGGCATCCTAATGGTCATGGCCACGCCTAAACATAAACTGCCGGACTGGTGGTACACCAAGGGCACCAAAATCATCACCGTAGACATGGAAAGATTTATCCCCGAAGCCAAAAGCAGCAACTATCTGTCTGCCGTATTTGCCCAGCAAAAGGCCCGCAGCCAGGGCGCCGTTGAAGCCATCTACAAAAACAAAAACAACCGCCTGCTCGAAGGCACCACTACCAATCTTTTTGCATTTAAAGACAATACCCTGATCACCCCGCCCATAGACATTCTGCCCGGTGTAACCCGGGGTGCGGTGATGGAACTTTTAGAAAAAAAATATGACATTGTGCTGGATTTTATTCCTGAAGCAGATATAGCCCAGATGGATGAAGTGTTTATCACGGCATCCAACAAAGAGATCGTACCCGTCATCCAGGTGGACGATACGGTCATAGCCGACGGTAAACCCGGAGAAAAAACACGTGCCCTGATGTCGGAATGGAAAGCATACACAACCGCATATGGCCGTGGAGAAGCAGACTGA
- a CDS encoding CapA family protein, with the protein MPDTTLFNFQTGSWSKDAGQTDAITLIIAGDWAPIRAFAPLIESDPHAIYGDALPVLQDADLTVVNLEAPLSDIGREVCKSGAVFKGKLSHVTGLTAVPFSAVTLGNNHTFDFGVQAFEQTAWILDSNNIARTGAGMTQGEAEAPLIMEAKGIRIAIINISEGEDLTAAGPGPGVAGWDIAGACVHIKKLKKETSQRLHAVIAVVHCGLEYIPFAPEYVTNAFRELADAGADAVIGHHPHVPQGLFFHRNTPICCSLGNFVFYQPTNFFWRKLGYMVRLHINKKGVAGLDIEPYRIHDRGVQMLAGPDRNYFFKRFRQISEPLATPEASREAWQGFLDYYGVAGFKNEVNMILNKLNETPAKAAAMFRNRLTTVQHFHHWTDMLTRMVEDKMGQSPAWAQNLAREWLTRQVENE; encoded by the coding sequence ATGCCGGACACCACTCTTTTTAATTTTCAGACCGGTTCCTGGTCCAAGGATGCCGGACAAACGGATGCCATAACCCTGATCATTGCCGGAGACTGGGCGCCCATTCGAGCCTTTGCTCCGCTGATTGAATCCGACCCCCATGCCATATACGGTGATGCTCTGCCTGTGCTGCAAGACGCCGATCTCACCGTTGTGAACCTGGAAGCCCCGTTAAGTGATATCGGCAGAGAAGTGTGTAAAAGCGGGGCCGTTTTCAAGGGCAAACTCAGCCATGTAACTGGACTGACCGCTGTTCCTTTTTCCGCCGTCACCCTGGGAAACAACCACACGTTTGATTTTGGCGTCCAGGCGTTCGAGCAAACCGCCTGGATCTTGGATAGCAACAACATAGCCCGCACAGGTGCCGGCATGACCCAAGGCGAAGCTGAAGCGCCTCTGATTATGGAAGCCAAAGGGATTCGCATTGCCATCATCAACATCAGCGAAGGTGAAGATCTGACCGCCGCCGGCCCCGGGCCCGGCGTAGCCGGGTGGGACATTGCAGGGGCTTGCGTCCACATCAAAAAGCTGAAAAAAGAAACTTCCCAAAGGCTTCATGCCGTAATCGCCGTAGTCCATTGCGGCCTGGAATACATCCCCTTTGCACCGGAATACGTCACAAACGCCTTCAGAGAACTTGCAGATGCCGGTGCCGACGCCGTGATAGGGCATCACCCCCATGTGCCCCAGGGGCTTTTTTTCCATAGAAACACACCCATATGCTGCAGCCTGGGAAATTTTGTTTTTTACCAGCCCACCAATTTTTTCTGGCGAAAACTTGGCTATATGGTGAGACTGCATATCAACAAAAAAGGCGTTGCCGGGTTGGACATTGAGCCCTACCGGATTCATGACCGGGGCGTTCAGATGCTTGCAGGGCCGGACCGGAATTATTTTTTCAAACGGTTCAGGCAGATCAGCGAGCCCTTGGCTACACCCGAGGCAAGCAGGGAGGCCTGGCAGGGTTTCTTGGACTATTACGGGGTGGCCGGATTCAAAAATGAAGTCAACATGATTTTAAACAAACTGAATGAGACCCCTGCCAAAGCTGCTGCCATGTTCAGAAACCGTTTAACCACAGTCCAGCACTTTCACCACTGGACAGACATGCTCACCCGTATGGTGGAAGATAAGATGGGACAAAGCCCGGCCTGGGCCCAGAACCTGGCCCGGGAGTGGCTCACAAGGCAAGTTGAAAATGAATAA
- a CDS encoding aconitate hydratase, with product MSALSLTHKILKDHLVEPAALPAPGELIKIKIDEAFTQDATGTMCMLQLEAMGVDKVKPLAVNFVDHSMLQSGFRNPDDHQYLRTVAAKLGIIFSPPGTGICHFTNMENFVKPGMTGVGADSHTVNAGGCSAIFMGAGGYDVALAMATGMYTMPMPKVTKVYLTGQLAKNCQAMDVILKMLEIVSVKGGKGIIFEYCGPGVETLSLTERATITNMGAEMGATTSIFPSDENTKAFLESRGRGGDYTEMGADEGAAYDAEININLSEIEPLIAIYPSPGNVEKVKDHAGTKIHQVCIGSCTNSSFENIATFAETLKGKRVKVDTMLYPGSRSVAMQLADAGYIKMMFESGVRIMENGCGACIGQGGSPPSEGITLRTFNRNFPKRSGTDDAQCHLISPLVAAASALTGVITVPEEKDIAINVIPPVIDTDSFIMPDTADKSEGVVRGPNIMALPEFTPLPDVVKGEVLLKLGDNISTDDIQPAGVFLPLRSNVKEYAMQATYNQVDSTFAERAVAHRDAGGEGIIVGAENYGQGSSREHAALCPRWLGIRAVIVKSFARIHVANLVNFGIVPMTFKNPADYDKITQGDTVSFDATDLAGDLFLEVNGEKLELERAFDTDVIPTLKLGGALAQFKATFKG from the coding sequence ATGAGCGCTTTAAGTTTAACACATAAGATCCTCAAGGATCACCTGGTTGAGCCTGCTGCATTGCCGGCACCCGGGGAATTGATCAAAATCAAGATCGATGAAGCTTTCACCCAGGATGCCACCGGTACCATGTGTATGCTTCAGCTGGAAGCCATGGGCGTTGATAAGGTAAAGCCCCTTGCTGTAAACTTTGTTGATCACAGTATGCTTCAATCCGGTTTCAGAAACCCGGATGACCATCAATACCTGAGAACAGTTGCCGCTAAACTTGGCATCATCTTTTCCCCCCCAGGCACAGGTATCTGCCATTTCACCAACATGGAAAACTTCGTTAAACCTGGTATGACCGGTGTTGGCGCTGACAGCCATACCGTAAACGCCGGTGGTTGCAGTGCGATCTTCATGGGCGCTGGCGGATATGACGTTGCTCTGGCAATGGCTACCGGTATGTACACCATGCCCATGCCCAAGGTGACCAAAGTTTACCTGACCGGCCAGCTGGCCAAAAACTGCCAGGCCATGGACGTTATCTTGAAGATGCTTGAAATTGTCTCCGTAAAAGGCGGCAAGGGCATTATCTTTGAATATTGTGGCCCCGGCGTTGAGACCCTGTCTCTGACAGAACGTGCCACCATCACCAACATGGGTGCTGAAATGGGTGCCACCACCTCTATCTTCCCAAGTGATGAAAACACCAAAGCCTTCCTGGAAAGCCGCGGCCGCGGTGGTGACTACACTGAAATGGGCGCTGACGAAGGCGCTGCCTACGATGCCGAAATCAACATCAACCTGTCTGAAATCGAACCGCTGATCGCCATCTATCCTTCTCCGGGTAATGTTGAAAAAGTTAAAGATCATGCCGGAACTAAAATTCATCAGGTGTGCATCGGTTCCTGCACCAACAGCTCCTTTGAAAACATCGCGACTTTCGCAGAAACCCTTAAAGGCAAACGTGTAAAAGTTGACACCATGCTTTATCCGGGTTCCAGATCCGTTGCCATGCAGCTGGCTGATGCCGGTTACATCAAAATGATGTTCGAATCCGGCGTCAGAATCATGGAAAATGGTTGCGGCGCTTGTATCGGACAGGGCGGTTCCCCCCCAAGTGAAGGCATCACGCTGAGAACCTTCAACCGTAACTTCCCGAAACGTTCCGGTACCGACGATGCCCAATGTCATCTGATCAGCCCGCTTGTTGCGGCTGCCAGTGCTCTGACAGGTGTTATCACCGTTCCTGAAGAAAAAGACATTGCCATCAACGTTATTCCGCCGGTTATCGACACCGATTCCTTCATCATGCCGGATACAGCCGACAAGTCCGAAGGCGTTGTTCGCGGTCCCAACATCATGGCTCTGCCTGAGTTCACTCCGCTTCCTGACGTTGTTAAAGGCGAAGTTCTGCTGAAACTTGGCGACAACATCAGTACTGACGACATCCAGCCTGCTGGTGTATTCCTGCCCCTGCGCTCCAATGTTAAAGAGTATGCAATGCAGGCCACTTACAACCAGGTTGACAGCACCTTTGCCGAACGCGCCGTGGCTCACAGAGACGCAGGCGGAGAAGGCATCATCGTTGGCGCTGAAAACTACGGTCAGGGAAGTTCCCGTGAGCATGCGGCACTTTGCCCAAGATGGCTTGGTATCCGCGCGGTTATCGTTAAATCTTTTGCCCGTATCCATGTGGCCAACCTGGTTAACTTCGGTATTGTTCCCATGACTTTCAAAAACCCGGCTGACTACGACAAGATCACCCAGGGCGACACGGTCTCCTTTGATGCCACAGACCTGGCCGGCGATCTGTTCCTTGAAGTCAACGGCGAAAAACTTGAACTGGAACGTGCTTTTGACACAGACGTGATCCCCACCTTGAAATTGGGTGGTGCTCTGGCTCAGTTCAAAGCAACCTTCAAAGGCTAA
- a CDS encoding GNAT family N-acetyltransferase: protein MSDINLSDWERSLVPPDKVLNHIRPGMTVFIGTGPATPRRLIRTLLDVDKHNIRDLELMQLAVLGETILSIDRLNAPNYRLKTFFSGGYVAWDTISSGQVDLIPAYSSEIPKIIRSGRINVDVAFIQITPPNDAGYCSLGLAVDVAREVMDKASLVVGEVNEAMPFTYGDTFVSIEEFDLLVRSDRAPITYTPEPANDIMKKVAANVANEIRDGDCINYSLGPLFEALVPFLSDKKDLGIHSLYFTDAAAELVNSGAVTNNRKSPFRGKSLASYALGTKELMTWLHKNPLVEFQGIDWVCNSQLTARNPQFVAIYEGRKADLQGRVAFPLRGAVISGPGEGIDFYKAAEASEDGNTIIGMPSRDENGESNILFSIEKSVNQLRLRESIHVLATEYGVALLKWRPLRERAQAIIDVAHPDDRENLIKMAREKKILYSNQIFVSRSAHLYPAYVAHTKTFKGEKTIRFRAMKPSYEESMRRFFYRCSTETVFYRFFYSVKTMGHDKMQAYVNVDYTKEFSVVGFGGKKGENRIVAEARLVESDDAKIGEVAFLVDENYQGSGVGSYLMKLLVEEGKKRMLDALYAEVLPDNQPMIKVFEKSGLPLKSKLDGGVYHITLSLNG from the coding sequence ATGTCCGATATAAATTTGAGCGACTGGGAACGCAGTCTTGTACCTCCGGATAAGGTTTTAAACCACATCCGGCCTGGAATGACCGTTTTCATCGGAACAGGGCCGGCTACGCCGCGACGGCTGATCCGAACATTGCTTGATGTGGACAAACATAATATCAGGGACCTTGAGTTGATGCAGTTGGCTGTGCTGGGTGAGACCATTTTGTCCATTGACCGTCTTAATGCCCCCAACTACCGGTTAAAAACATTTTTTTCCGGTGGCTATGTGGCATGGGATACCATTTCCAGCGGCCAGGTGGATCTTATCCCGGCCTATTCTTCGGAAATTCCGAAAATTATCAGATCCGGCAGAATCAATGTGGACGTGGCCTTTATCCAGATCACCCCGCCCAATGATGCCGGGTATTGCAGCCTGGGTCTTGCCGTGGATGTGGCAAGGGAAGTAATGGACAAGGCAAGCCTTGTGGTGGGGGAAGTGAATGAGGCGATGCCCTTTACCTATGGAGATACCTTTGTTTCCATAGAAGAATTTGATCTTTTGGTGCGCTCGGACCGAGCGCCCATCACCTATACGCCTGAACCGGCCAACGATATTATGAAAAAGGTGGCTGCCAATGTGGCCAATGAAATCCGGGACGGTGACTGTATTAACTACTCCCTTGGTCCTTTATTCGAGGCGCTGGTGCCCTTTTTGTCCGATAAAAAAGATTTGGGCATCCATTCCCTTTATTTTACGGATGCCGCCGCAGAGCTTGTCAATTCCGGGGCTGTCACCAATAACCGAAAATCTCCATTCCGTGGGAAATCTCTAGCGTCTTATGCCCTTGGCACCAAGGAACTGATGACATGGCTGCATAAAAATCCTTTGGTGGAATTCCAGGGAATTGACTGGGTGTGCAACTCCCAGCTTACTGCCCGCAACCCCCAGTTTGTTGCCATATATGAAGGCCGTAAGGCAGATCTACAGGGCCGGGTTGCCTTTCCATTAAGAGGTGCCGTAATTTCCGGCCCCGGCGAAGGCATTGATTTTTACAAGGCCGCTGAAGCCTCCGAGGACGGCAACACCATCATCGGCATGCCCAGCCGGGATGAGAACGGCGAGTCCAATATCTTGTTCAGTATCGAGAAATCCGTTAATCAGTTGCGCTTGCGCGAATCCATTCATGTGCTGGCCACCGAATACGGGGTGGCTTTGCTCAAATGGCGCCCCTTGCGGGAACGGGCCCAAGCCATCATTGATGTGGCCCATCCAGATGACCGGGAAAATTTGATTAAAATGGCCCGGGAAAAAAAGATCCTCTATTCCAACCAGATTTTTGTCAGTCGTTCCGCCCATCTGTATCCGGCATATGTTGCCCATACCAAAACCTTCAAGGGAGAGAAAACCATTCGATTCCGGGCTATGAAGCCTTCCTATGAAGAATCCATGCGTCGTTTTTTCTATCGCTGCTCCACTGAAACGGTATTTTACCGCTTTTTTTATTCGGTAAAAACCATGGGTCACGATAAAATGCAGGCCTATGTGAATGTGGACTATACCAAAGAGTTCTCCGTGGTGGGCTTTGGTGGAAAAAAAGGCGAAAATCGGATCGTTGCCGAGGCGAGACTGGTTGAAAGTGATGATGCCAAAATCGGCGAAGTGGCTTTTCTGGTAGACGAAAATTACCAGGGGTCGGGGGTCGGATCCTATTTGATGAAACTGTTGGTTGAGGAGGGCAAGAAACGTATGCTTGACGCGCTTTATGCTGAGGTGCTGCCCGACAACCAGCCCATGATCAAGGTGTTTGAGAAATCAGGCCTGCCTTTGAAATCAAAACTTGACGGTGGGGTCTACCATATTACTCTCTCGTTAAACGGATGA